A window from Cryobacterium sp. SO1 encodes these proteins:
- a CDS encoding beta-galactosidase, protein MNSALPVQPRSGLLFGVAYYPEYHLTDRVETDLDLMHQAGINVIRVGESVWSTWEPRDGEFDLDWLAPVLDGAHRRGIQVILGTPTYAVPPWLQVAHPEIAAERRTGEAIPWGGRQEIDFTHPDFRRYAERVIRAVVGRYAGHPAVIGFQVDNEPGLELFHNDHVFEEFVSRLRSRHGTVDSLNRDWGLTYWSHRITEWSQLWRPDGNSFPHYDLAWRRFQSDLTTEFITWQADLVREYSRPGQFVTTCLQYGRPALDDERVSRALDITAGNPYYGMQDRLDATLDLPQLSDWTTTGVPALFRQADRMYSSKQGRYLVTETNAQSIGHSDTNFPPYPGQLKQAAYAFISRGAAMIEYWHWHTLPYGIETYWGGVLPHSLVPGRVYSEIAEIGGELARIGTTLDGFEPDADIAVLWSNPSRNAMQFTPFLRAHGLPDFQSYEKIVDAFQRGAIEAGRQTRLLHLNQATGIGADALAARFPVLIAAGVYVTTDAELALLRDYVAAGGHLIVGPRTGYADEEARARVEVSPPRLADLAGSRYDEYSNLEQDVPVTSTTGELHLPAGAVARLWIDGLIADDAEVLARYVHPRFGDFPAVTSRAVDGGRVTVVGCVPGPALAGGLVRWAAAAGHGHELAGDTAEPVTVASGALPDGRRAWFVFNWGWEPQAITLAVTVSDTVTGAVLQTGTEVSLTAWSTRTFLSQ, encoded by the coding sequence GTGAACTCTGCACTCCCCGTCCAGCCCAGGAGCGGCCTCCTCTTCGGCGTTGCCTACTACCCGGAGTACCACCTCACCGACCGTGTCGAGACCGATCTGGACCTCATGCACCAGGCCGGGATCAACGTGATCCGGGTCGGGGAATCGGTGTGGTCCACCTGGGAACCCCGGGACGGAGAGTTCGACCTGGACTGGCTGGCGCCGGTGCTGGACGGCGCCCATCGGCGCGGCATCCAGGTGATCCTCGGCACTCCGACCTACGCGGTCCCGCCCTGGCTGCAGGTCGCGCATCCCGAGATCGCCGCGGAACGCCGTACGGGTGAAGCCATCCCCTGGGGCGGCCGTCAGGAGATCGACTTCACGCACCCGGACTTCCGAAGATACGCAGAACGGGTCATCCGTGCCGTCGTCGGACGATACGCCGGTCACCCCGCCGTGATCGGGTTCCAGGTCGACAACGAACCCGGGCTCGAACTGTTCCATAACGACCATGTCTTCGAAGAATTCGTGAGCCGGCTCCGCAGCCGGCACGGCACCGTGGACTCCCTCAACCGGGACTGGGGCCTCACCTATTGGTCGCACCGCATCACCGAGTGGTCTCAGCTGTGGCGGCCGGACGGCAATTCGTTCCCCCACTACGACCTCGCCTGGCGACGCTTCCAGAGCGACCTCACGACCGAGTTCATCACCTGGCAGGCCGACCTGGTGCGCGAGTACAGTCGTCCTGGCCAGTTCGTGACCACCTGTTTGCAGTACGGGCGCCCTGCTCTTGACGACGAGCGGGTGAGCCGGGCTCTGGATATCACCGCGGGGAATCCCTACTACGGCATGCAGGACCGTCTTGATGCCACGCTCGACCTGCCGCAGTTGAGCGACTGGACGACGACGGGCGTCCCCGCGCTCTTCCGCCAGGCGGACCGGATGTATTCGTCGAAGCAGGGTCGTTACCTTGTCACCGAGACGAACGCCCAGTCGATCGGGCACTCCGACACGAACTTCCCGCCCTATCCTGGCCAACTGAAGCAGGCCGCTTACGCGTTCATATCCCGCGGAGCGGCCATGATCGAGTACTGGCACTGGCACACGCTGCCCTATGGGATCGAGACCTACTGGGGCGGAGTGCTCCCGCACAGCCTGGTCCCCGGTCGGGTCTACTCGGAAATCGCCGAGATCGGCGGTGAACTCGCCCGGATCGGCACAACGCTGGACGGCTTCGAACCGGATGCGGATATTGCGGTCCTCTGGTCCAATCCGAGCCGAAACGCGATGCAGTTCACCCCATTCCTGCGCGCGCACGGGCTCCCCGATTTCCAGTCTTACGAGAAGATCGTCGATGCGTTCCAGCGAGGTGCCATCGAGGCAGGCCGGCAAACCCGACTGCTCCACCTCAATCAGGCGACAGGGATCGGCGCCGACGCACTCGCGGCCCGATTCCCCGTGCTGATCGCGGCCGGGGTCTACGTGACAACGGATGCGGAGCTTGCGCTGTTGCGGGACTACGTCGCCGCCGGCGGCCATCTCATCGTCGGCCCGCGCACCGGGTATGCCGACGAAGAAGCCCGTGCTCGCGTGGAGGTCTCCCCGCCCCGCCTGGCCGACCTGGCCGGCAGCCGCTATGACGAGTACTCCAATCTCGAGCAGGACGTCCCGGTCACCTCCACGACAGGCGAGTTGCACCTGCCCGCTGGCGCCGTGGCACGGCTGTGGATCGACGGCCTCATCGCCGACGACGCCGAGGTACTCGCCCGCTACGTCCACCCGCGTTTCGGCGATTTCCCGGCCGTGACAAGCCGCGCCGTCGATGGCGGTCGAGTCACCGTCGTGGGCTGCGTGCCCGGTCCGGCCCTGGCCGGCGGACTCGTCCGCTGGGCTGCGGCGGCCGGGCACGGACACGAACTCGCGGGCGACACCGCGGAGCCCGTGACGGTGGCCTCCGGCGCGCTTCCCGACGGGCGACGCGCCTGGTTCGTCTTCAACTGGGGATGGGAGCCGCAGGCGATCACGCTCGCGGTCACCGTCTCCGACACCGTCACCGGAGCAGTCCTCCAGACGGGCACAGAAGTCTCACTGACCGCATGGTCGACTCGGACATTTCTCAGCCAGTGA
- a CDS encoding ABC transporter substrate-binding protein — MNKKARRTAVALVTGAVSIGLLVTGCTPSSSDESTQESVSQDDIDTAMTTPTKLTFWTWVPDIENEVALFEAKYPAIDVTVENVGQGLPHYQKLRSAIEAGEGAPDVTQIEYQYIPSFVLNNSLLDLTAYGADDLSSDYVDWAWNQVSPDDEVWAIPQDVGPMGNLYREDILTAAGITEPPATWDDYAAAAKTVKDTTGSYISNVGATQAGQMIGFLWQAGVKPFGYDGSETVSIDVNSDEAKKVADYWTDLIQQDLISTDVDFQDQWYQGLASGKYAGWLTAAWGPIFLQGTAEATTGLWRAAPLPQWNEGDEVSGNWGGSSDAVLASSENKIAAYELAKFINNDEESAMRLATEQFLFPPQVSVLEDPAFVDQESEFYGGQKVNELFAEISQTVDTDFQWLPYMDYVYSSYEDTVGTVIADKGDISGALDVWQDQLVKYATDQGFTVE, encoded by the coding sequence ATGAACAAGAAGGCACGGAGAACAGCAGTGGCGCTGGTTACGGGCGCCGTGTCGATCGGGCTACTCGTTACCGGGTGCACGCCGAGTTCCAGCGACGAGTCCACCCAGGAATCGGTCAGCCAGGACGACATCGACACGGCGATGACCACCCCCACGAAACTGACATTCTGGACCTGGGTCCCCGACATCGAGAACGAGGTCGCGCTCTTCGAGGCGAAGTACCCCGCAATCGACGTCACGGTCGAGAACGTCGGCCAGGGCCTCCCTCACTACCAGAAGCTGCGCAGCGCCATCGAGGCCGGCGAGGGCGCACCGGACGTCACCCAGATCGAGTACCAGTACATCCCGTCGTTTGTGCTCAACAACTCGTTGCTCGATCTGACGGCCTACGGTGCGGACGACCTCTCGTCCGACTACGTCGACTGGGCCTGGAACCAGGTGTCGCCCGATGACGAGGTGTGGGCGATTCCCCAGGACGTCGGCCCGATGGGCAATCTCTACCGGGAAGACATCCTGACGGCGGCGGGCATCACCGAACCGCCCGCGACCTGGGACGACTATGCGGCCGCGGCGAAGACGGTCAAGGACACGACGGGTTCGTACATCTCGAACGTCGGCGCCACCCAGGCCGGTCAGATGATCGGTTTCCTCTGGCAGGCGGGTGTCAAGCCCTTCGGCTATGACGGGAGCGAGACCGTGTCGATCGACGTGAACAGCGACGAGGCGAAGAAAGTCGCGGACTACTGGACCGACCTCATCCAGCAGGACCTGATCTCCACCGACGTCGACTTCCAGGACCAGTGGTACCAGGGTCTCGCCAGCGGCAAATACGCCGGCTGGCTGACAGCCGCGTGGGGGCCGATCTTCCTGCAGGGCACGGCGGAAGCCACCACGGGCCTGTGGCGTGCGGCTCCGCTGCCGCAGTGGAACGAGGGCGACGAGGTCTCCGGCAACTGGGGCGGGTCATCCGATGCCGTGCTCGCGTCCAGCGAGAACAAGATCGCCGCCTACGAGCTCGCGAAGTTCATCAACAACGACGAAGAATCGGCCATGAGACTCGCGACGGAGCAGTTCCTGTTCCCGCCGCAGGTGTCTGTGCTGGAGGATCCGGCCTTCGTCGATCAGGAGTCGGAGTTCTACGGTGGCCAGAAGGTGAACGAGTTGTTCGCCGAGATCTCGCAGACCGTCGACACGGACTTCCAGTGGTTGCCGTATATGGACTACGTGTACTCGTCCTACGAGGACACCGTGGGAACCGTGATCGCCGACAAGGGTGACATCTCCGGCGCGCTCGACGTCTGGCAGGACCAGCTCGTGAAGTACGCCACCGACCAGGGCTTCACCGTCGAGTAA
- a CDS encoding carbohydrate ABC transporter permease: MTHSPALASERPASAPPLKKRANPMKRKQRLAAYLFLVPFFIVFITMLVVPLVYAGYLSLFESKLIGGDVFAGLANYVRALTDSAFLAGLGRVGLFFIIQVPIMLGLALFLALALDSARGRGSKAVRLLIFVPYAVPAVVATLMWGYLYGPDFGPIAQISRAVGLGTPDFLSPESILGSMMNIVTWEFVGYNMIIMYAALRSIPAELYEAAEIDGAGQFRLAWSIKIPAIRPALMLTVIFSIIGSFQLFAEPSLLNAIAPDAISTSFTPNYYAYNLAFINQELNYAAAIAFLLGVVIAIVSYFVQLAGERRERVGLAERGIEP, from the coding sequence ATGACGCACTCCCCGGCGCTCGCCAGCGAGCGCCCCGCCTCCGCACCCCCGCTGAAAAAGCGCGCCAATCCGATGAAGCGCAAGCAGCGCCTCGCCGCCTACCTGTTTCTGGTGCCGTTTTTCATCGTGTTCATCACGATGCTTGTCGTCCCCCTCGTGTACGCGGGATACCTGAGCCTGTTCGAGAGCAAACTGATCGGCGGTGACGTCTTCGCGGGCCTGGCCAATTACGTCCGTGCCCTCACCGACTCCGCATTCCTGGCCGGACTCGGCCGGGTCGGCCTGTTCTTCATCATCCAGGTGCCGATCATGCTCGGCCTGGCCCTGTTCCTGGCCCTGGCGCTCGACAGCGCTCGCGGGCGGGGATCCAAAGCCGTGCGCCTGCTGATCTTCGTGCCGTATGCGGTTCCGGCGGTGGTCGCCACGCTGATGTGGGGCTACCTGTACGGCCCCGACTTCGGACCGATCGCCCAGATCTCCCGGGCGGTCGGGCTCGGGACTCCGGACTTCCTCTCCCCGGAGTCCATTCTCGGCTCGATGATGAACATCGTCACCTGGGAGTTCGTCGGCTACAACATGATCATCATGTATGCGGCCCTCCGGTCGATCCCCGCCGAACTCTACGAGGCGGCCGAGATCGACGGCGCCGGCCAGTTCCGGCTGGCGTGGAGCATCAAGATCCCTGCCATCAGGCCGGCGCTCATGCTCACCGTGATCTTCTCGATCATCGGCTCCTTCCAGCTCTTCGCCGAGCCGAGCCTGCTGAACGCAATCGCCCCCGACGCGATCTCAACCTCGTTCACGCCGAACTACTACGCCTACAACCTCGCCTTCATCAACCAGGAGCTGAACTACGCGGCCGCCATCGCCTTCCTCCTCGGGGTCGTGATCGCCATCGTCTCCTATTTCGTCCAACTCGCCGGGGAACGCCGGGAACGGGTGGGCCTCGCTGAAAGGGGAATTGAGCCATGA
- a CDS encoding carbohydrate ABC transporter permease, with amino-acid sequence MTSIDTSLIKTDNESDGTQSPPRTARRYSPEGRRSLLLTVLLWLCVLYFVLPLWWLFVSSTKNNSALFSTFGMWFGGDFSLWENLQTLFTVRDGIFLRWMLNTFVYAFVSAAGATLLATMAGYSFAKYDFPGKKLLFSATLGAVMIPLTALALPTYLLFSQAGLTDTPWAVIIPSLVSPFGVYLMRVYAADAIPDGLIEAARVDGAGEFRIFAQVGLRLLGPGLVTVFLFSLVATWNNYFLPLIMLNSSELYPITVGLAQLQSAASAGGGSQALFSTVITGSFVSILPLVIAFLFLQRYWQSGLASGGVKG; translated from the coding sequence ATGACCTCCATCGACACGAGCCTGATCAAAACGGACAACGAGAGCGACGGCACGCAGTCCCCGCCTCGCACCGCTCGCCGGTACTCGCCGGAGGGGCGCCGCAGCCTGCTGCTCACAGTTCTGCTGTGGCTGTGCGTTCTGTACTTCGTGCTCCCGCTGTGGTGGTTATTCGTCTCCTCGACGAAGAACAACTCCGCGCTCTTCTCGACGTTCGGCATGTGGTTCGGCGGGGACTTCTCGTTGTGGGAGAACCTGCAGACGCTTTTCACCGTGCGCGACGGGATCTTCCTGCGCTGGATGCTCAATACCTTCGTCTACGCGTTCGTGTCCGCGGCCGGTGCCACACTCCTGGCCACCATGGCGGGCTATTCGTTCGCGAAATACGACTTCCCCGGCAAGAAGCTGCTCTTCAGCGCGACCCTCGGCGCCGTGATGATCCCGTTGACCGCCCTCGCGCTGCCGACCTACCTGCTGTTCTCCCAGGCGGGCCTGACGGACACTCCGTGGGCGGTCATCATCCCGTCGCTGGTGAGCCCCTTCGGGGTCTATCTGATGCGGGTCTATGCGGCCGATGCGATTCCCGACGGCCTCATCGAGGCGGCACGGGTGGATGGCGCCGGAGAGTTCCGGATCTTCGCCCAGGTCGGCCTGCGCCTGCTCGGCCCTGGCCTGGTCACGGTGTTCCTGTTCTCCCTCGTGGCGACCTGGAACAACTACTTCCTGCCGCTGATCATGCTCAACAGTTCCGAGCTCTACCCCATCACCGTGGGCCTGGCCCAGCTTCAGTCCGCGGCGTCGGCGGGCGGCGGTTCCCAGGCGCTGTTCTCAACGGTGATCACGGGATCGTTCGTGTCGATCCTCCCGCTGGTCATCGCGTTCCTGTTCTTACAGCGTTACTGGCAGTCCGGTCTGGCCAGCGGTGGAGTGAAAGGTTGA
- a CDS encoding beta-galactosidase, translated as MTIWYGGDYNPEQWPREIWDEDVRLMNRAGVSLATVGVFSWARLEPREGDYDFTWLDEVLDLLHANGVRVDLATATASPPPWLALRYPQTLPVTEHGVRLSVGSRQQYCPSSPVYRQKAAELVRRIVERYADHPALELWHVNNEYGCHVSHCYCEVSAEAFRDWLRAKYGDVEELNRVWGTAFWSQRYDSFNEVSPPRAAPTFRNPTQLLDFDRFSNDELLACYRAEAAIIRDRSAIPVTTNFMGFFKAVDYWAWAREVDIVSDDTYPDPADPDAPAYAAMVRDLMRSLGGGAPWLLMEQAPSAVNWRRQNAAKAPGQMRAWSYQSVARGADGVLFFQWRQSAVGSEKFHSGLVPHAGTDTRLWREVEQLGSELAALSSLSGAEAIAGTRVPSTVAITLDWDSWWAIEQPATPTDVSYLHTLFAWHRALTESGVTVDFVRSDADLSGYSLVVAPAHFTATDAQVANLAEFAQTGTLVVGFGTAVTDENLHVRLGGYLGAPLRSALGVWIEEFAPPAAPDPQNLGTGTPPALALYGSVFGGAAAGGVWAEYLRVEDAETLATFGAGALSGWPAVTRRATPGGAGWYVATLPEPAALQRLAAEVLLDAGIELPAPVTRGGLVECVRRGGSLFVINHGADDAVLQIDGTDLLTGAPTSGMRLPQHAVAIVRPREG; from the coding sequence ATGACGATCTGGTACGGAGGGGACTACAACCCGGAGCAGTGGCCGAGGGAGATCTGGGACGAAGACGTGCGTCTGATGAACCGGGCGGGCGTGTCGCTTGCGACGGTGGGGGTGTTCTCCTGGGCGCGGCTGGAACCCCGTGAAGGGGACTACGACTTCACCTGGCTCGACGAGGTGCTCGACCTGCTGCACGCCAACGGTGTGCGGGTCGACCTCGCGACCGCGACGGCGTCACCGCCACCCTGGCTGGCGCTGCGGTATCCCCAGACCCTGCCGGTGACCGAGCACGGCGTGCGACTCTCGGTGGGCAGCCGGCAGCAGTACTGCCCGAGCTCACCCGTGTACCGCCAGAAGGCAGCGGAACTCGTTCGGCGCATTGTCGAACGCTACGCGGACCATCCGGCGCTTGAGTTGTGGCACGTCAACAACGAATACGGCTGCCACGTCAGCCACTGCTACTGCGAGGTCTCCGCCGAGGCCTTCCGGGACTGGCTGCGCGCAAAGTACGGCGACGTCGAGGAGCTCAATCGGGTCTGGGGCACAGCGTTCTGGTCGCAACGATACGACTCGTTCAACGAAGTCTCGCCGCCGCGGGCGGCACCCACCTTCCGCAACCCCACCCAACTGCTCGACTTCGACCGGTTCTCCAACGACGAACTCCTCGCCTGCTACCGGGCGGAGGCCGCCATCATCCGCGACCGCTCCGCGATACCCGTCACCACGAACTTCATGGGGTTCTTCAAGGCCGTGGACTACTGGGCGTGGGCGCGCGAAGTCGACATTGTCAGCGACGACACCTACCCCGATCCCGCCGACCCCGACGCGCCTGCGTACGCCGCGATGGTGCGCGACCTCATGCGTTCGCTCGGCGGTGGGGCGCCGTGGCTGTTGATGGAGCAGGCGCCGAGCGCTGTCAACTGGCGGCGGCAGAATGCCGCGAAAGCGCCCGGGCAGATGCGAGCCTGGTCCTACCAGTCCGTGGCCCGAGGCGCCGACGGCGTCCTCTTCTTCCAGTGGCGGCAATCCGCGGTCGGCTCCGAGAAGTTCCACTCCGGGCTGGTCCCGCACGCCGGAACCGACACGCGGCTGTGGCGCGAGGTGGAACAGTTGGGCAGTGAGCTGGCGGCCCTGTCGTCGCTCTCGGGAGCCGAGGCGATTGCCGGCACCCGGGTGCCGTCGACCGTCGCCATCACCCTCGACTGGGACAGCTGGTGGGCGATCGAGCAACCGGCCACCCCCACCGACGTGTCGTATCTGCACACCCTGTTCGCCTGGCACCGCGCCCTCACCGAGTCGGGGGTCACCGTAGACTTCGTCCGGTCCGATGCCGACCTGTCCGGCTACAGCCTCGTCGTCGCCCCGGCGCATTTCACCGCCACCGACGCGCAGGTGGCGAACCTGGCCGAGTTCGCCCAGACGGGGACCCTCGTCGTCGGCTTCGGCACCGCGGTGACCGATGAGAATCTGCACGTGAGGCTCGGCGGTTACCTGGGCGCACCGCTTCGGAGCGCGCTCGGCGTGTGGATCGAGGAATTCGCGCCGCCGGCCGCTCCCGACCCGCAGAACCTCGGCACCGGCACTCCCCCGGCGCTCGCCCTGTACGGCTCGGTGTTCGGCGGTGCGGCCGCGGGCGGGGTCTGGGCCGAATACCTGCGGGTAGAGGATGCCGAGACCCTGGCGACCTTTGGTGCTGGTGCACTCAGCGGCTGGCCGGCGGTGACTCGTCGAGCAACGCCGGGCGGAGCAGGCTGGTACGTGGCCACACTGCCCGAGCCGGCCGCCCTGCAGCGACTGGCCGCGGAGGTACTCCTCGACGCCGGCATCGAGCTGCCGGCACCGGTGACCCGCGGCGGACTGGTGGAGTGCGTGCGCCGGGGCGGATCCCTGTTCGTGATCAATCACGGTGCGGATGACGCCGTGCTCCAGATCGACGGTACCGACCTGCTGACGGGCGCGCCAACATCCGGGATGCGGCTGCCCCAGCACGCAGTGGCAATTGTGCGACCCCGGGAGGGATGA
- a CDS encoding ABC-F family ATP-binding cassette domain-containing protein, whose amino-acid sequence MSLIRLNDVSVRFENTQVLRETFFRLEPGDRVGMIGRNGSGKTTLIKLILGQVTPDSGTVTVEDGVKIGYFSQFSELNGESTITEVLDALFVEIKAVEAELASIEAAIAADSSASAELDRLIHRQSELFEDMDRLDGWDYPRRIDAALTILGFDEAHRSCAIDELSGGWRNRAALAKILLEAPDVLLLDEPTNYLDVAGVEWLEGWFRDFTGAAVIVSHDRTFLDAVVTRIIELENFHLHEYPGNFGEYVVQKQFRLKTLEAQFVHESELLAFESEGIADRREAQKAASRKLGSQLATIKKSRTPRPVDKIITEIYGNLHIKDVLCRVEMLSKAYGDKVLFNDLSFEIRRGNRIVVLGANGSGKTTLLRVLTGEETADHGEVDWAKGAGMVSYNQVLAELDDTDTVSHAVNALEGSLAFTATRKSVNRFLTMFQFSETDLKQKIGNLSGGQKARVAMAQCLLSGASVLLLDEPTNHLDLSSTQVMERALLHFPGAVVVVSHDRFFTDKIANRRLVFGSEGAEAGEVEVAVA is encoded by the coding sequence ATGAGCCTGATCAGGCTGAACGACGTCAGTGTGCGTTTCGAGAACACCCAGGTGCTCCGCGAGACCTTCTTCCGCCTCGAGCCGGGGGACCGGGTCGGCATGATCGGCCGGAACGGGTCGGGCAAGACCACCCTGATCAAGCTGATCCTCGGCCAGGTGACCCCGGATAGCGGCACCGTCACGGTCGAGGACGGGGTGAAGATCGGCTACTTCTCCCAGTTCTCCGAACTGAACGGCGAGTCCACCATCACCGAGGTGCTCGACGCACTCTTCGTGGAGATCAAGGCCGTGGAGGCCGAACTCGCCTCCATCGAGGCCGCGATCGCCGCGGATTCGTCGGCCAGCGCCGAGCTGGACCGGCTGATCCACCGCCAGTCCGAACTGTTCGAGGACATGGACCGGTTGGACGGCTGGGACTACCCCCGCCGCATCGACGCGGCCCTGACCATCCTGGGCTTCGACGAGGCCCACCGCAGCTGTGCGATCGACGAGCTGTCCGGCGGCTGGCGCAACCGCGCGGCCTTGGCGAAGATCCTGCTCGAGGCGCCGGACGTGCTGCTGCTCGACGAGCCCACCAACTACCTCGACGTTGCCGGGGTGGAATGGCTGGAGGGCTGGTTCCGCGACTTCACGGGCGCGGCCGTGATCGTGTCGCACGACCGCACCTTCCTCGACGCCGTCGTGACCCGCATCATCGAACTGGAGAACTTCCACCTGCACGAGTACCCGGGCAACTTCGGCGAGTACGTGGTGCAGAAGCAGTTTCGGCTCAAGACCCTCGAGGCGCAGTTCGTGCACGAGTCCGAACTCCTCGCCTTCGAGTCCGAGGGCATCGCCGACCGGCGCGAAGCGCAGAAGGCCGCCAGCCGCAAGCTCGGCAGCCAGCTCGCCACCATCAAGAAGTCCCGCACGCCGCGACCGGTCGACAAGATCATCACCGAGATCTACGGCAACCTGCACATCAAGGATGTGCTCTGCCGGGTCGAGATGCTCAGCAAGGCCTACGGCGACAAGGTGCTCTTCAACGACCTGAGCTTCGAGATCCGCCGGGGCAACCGCATCGTGGTGCTCGGCGCCAACGGCAGCGGCAAGACCACCCTGCTCCGGGTGCTCACCGGGGAGGAAACGGCCGATCACGGTGAGGTGGACTGGGCCAAGGGTGCCGGGATGGTGTCGTACAACCAGGTTCTCGCCGAACTCGACGACACCGACACCGTCAGCCACGCCGTCAACGCGCTCGAGGGCAGCCTGGCGTTCACTGCCACCCGCAAGTCGGTGAACCGGTTCCTCACCATGTTCCAGTTCTCCGAGACCGACCTCAAGCAGAAGATCGGTAATCTTTCGGGTGGGCAGAAGGCCCGCGTCGCGATGGCACAGTGCCTGCTTTCCGGTGCCTCGGTGCTGCTGCTGGACGAACCGACCAACCACCTGGACCTGTCAAGCACCCAGGTGATGGAGCGTGCCCTGCTGCACTTCCCCGGCGCCGTGGTCGTAGTCAGTCATGACAGGTTCTTCACCGACAAGATTGCCAACCGTCGCCTGGTCTTTGGCAGCGAGGGCGCCGAGGCCGGCGAGGTCGAGGTCGCCGTCGCCTGA
- a CDS encoding DnaJ domain-containing protein produces the protein MSDSPAAASPYEVLGVSPSVTDEELRRAYRRKLRQSHPDVGGSPASFHAVQVAWERIGSPESRAAYDGARYPETSYSGVPTPARPSSSGMKARMHGHPGGHSRQRYLALLREWAGRGTVIDDPYAPDLIRSAPREIRHRLAKALAEETTAQLISGLGIGYTAWHDIATRDDVEKVDHVVLGPAGLFAILSEDWGAPVQLKRGELAGEALEPGEEPLDEFAAAARILAKSLRVRFTALIVVAPDVAVPEPLSLPSRGRRPLVVVIPRSRLVSVLRDGIPGMERGSFEKVFELRSTLQNGIRFVED, from the coding sequence ATGTCAGATAGTCCGGCCGCGGCCAGTCCCTACGAGGTGCTGGGGGTGAGCCCCTCGGTGACCGACGAGGAGTTGCGACGCGCCTACCGGCGGAAGCTCCGGCAATCCCACCCCGACGTCGGCGGCAGCCCCGCCTCCTTCCACGCCGTGCAAGTGGCCTGGGAACGTATCGGCAGCCCGGAGAGCCGGGCCGCGTATGACGGCGCCCGCTACCCGGAGACGTCCTACTCCGGCGTGCCCACCCCGGCGCGTCCGTCCTCCTCGGGGATGAAGGCTAGGATGCACGGTCACCCCGGCGGCCACTCCCGGCAGCGCTACCTGGCCCTGCTGCGGGAATGGGCCGGTCGCGGCACTGTTATCGACGACCCCTATGCCCCCGACCTGATCAGGTCCGCGCCGCGGGAGATCCGGCATCGGCTCGCCAAGGCCCTCGCGGAGGAGACAACCGCTCAGCTGATCTCCGGACTCGGCATCGGCTACACGGCCTGGCACGACATCGCCACCCGCGACGACGTCGAGAAGGTCGACCACGTCGTGCTCGGCCCGGCCGGGCTGTTCGCGATCCTGTCCGAGGACTGGGGGGCGCCGGTGCAGCTCAAACGCGGCGAGCTCGCCGGAGAAGCGCTCGAGCCCGGCGAGGAACCGTTGGATGAGTTCGCCGCGGCCGCCCGCATCCTCGCTAAGTCGCTGCGGGTGCGCTTCACCGCCCTGATCGTGGTGGCCCCGGATGTGGCCGTCCCCGAGCCCCTGTCGTTGCCCAGCCGCGGCCGGCGCCCCCTGGTCGTGGTGATCCCGCGGTCCCGCCTGGTCAGCGTGCTGCGCGACGGGATCCCCGGCATGGAACGGGGCAGTTTCGAGAAGGTCTTCGAGCTGCGCAGCACGCTGCAGAACGGCATCCGCTTCGTCGAGGACTAG
- a CDS encoding DUF1345 domain-containing protein, producing the protein MNTPSPVPRRHRSSTRLIAMVLVGLLAGLLTGFSGGWLLAPAVGWSAAAILYISWVWFVVARMDAPTTAAHATREDPSRGITDLLLILASLASLGSILIVLLQARGAAGAGQVVLAALALATVALSWLLVHTLFTLRYASLYYADDDGGIDFNQAEPPRYADFAYLAFTLGMTFQVSDTSLTSSVMRAAALRHALMSFLFGSIILATLINLVAGL; encoded by the coding sequence GTGAACACCCCGTCTCCGGTGCCCCGCCGGCACCGCTCCAGCACCCGCCTGATCGCCATGGTCCTGGTCGGCCTCCTGGCCGGCCTGCTGACCGGCTTCAGTGGCGGCTGGCTCCTGGCACCGGCGGTCGGCTGGTCCGCCGCCGCGATCCTCTACATCAGCTGGGTATGGTTCGTCGTCGCGCGAATGGATGCGCCGACCACAGCGGCGCACGCCACCAGGGAAGATCCGTCCAGGGGCATCACCGACCTGCTCTTAATCCTGGCCAGTCTGGCCAGCCTGGGCAGCATCCTGATCGTGCTCCTGCAGGCCCGCGGTGCGGCCGGGGCCGGGCAAGTCGTGTTGGCGGCGCTGGCCCTGGCCACTGTCGCGCTGTCCTGGCTCCTCGTGCACACCCTGTTCACCCTGCGCTACGCGTCGTTGTACTACGCCGATGACGACGGCGGGATCGATTTCAACCAGGCCGAGCCGCCGCGCTACGCAGATTTCGCCTACCTGGCGTTCACCCTGGGCATGACCTTCCAGGTGTCGGACACCTCGCTGACCTCGTCGGTCATGCGAGCCGCGGCCCTCCGGCACGCGTTGATGTCGTTCCTGTTCGGCTCGATCATCCTGGCCACGCTGATCAACCTCGTCGCGGGCCTATAG